One window from the genome of Apus apus isolate bApuApu2 chromosome 12, bApuApu2.pri.cur, whole genome shotgun sequence encodes:
- the PHKA1 gene encoding phosphorylase b kinase regulatory subunit alpha, skeletal muscle isoform isoform X5, producing the protein MRSRSNSGVRLDGYGRLVQQTILRHQDAVTGLLPAGAHHRDAWVRDNVYSILAVWGLGLAYRKNADRDEDKAKAYELEQSVVKLMRGLLQCMMRQVEKVEAFKYSQSTRDCLHAKYDTHTCATVVGDHEWGHLQMDATSLYLLMLAQMTASGLHIIHSLDEVNFIQNLVFYIEAAYKTADFGIWERGDKTNQGITELNASSVGMAKAALEALDELDLFGAKGGPQSVIRVLSDEVQHCQSILHSMLPRASTSKEVDASVLSVISYPAFAVEDSELVEITKQEIITKLQGRYGCCRFLRDGYRTPKEDPSRLYYEPAELKLFENIECEWPLFWAYLVIDGIFSGNMEQVQEYREALEGVLIKGENGLRLVPELYSVPPDKVDEEYRNPHTVDRIPMGKLPLMWGQSLYILGCLLAEGFLAPGEIDPLNRRFATVPKPDVVIQVCILAETEAIKAVLRKEDINVETVEDVYPIRVQPARILSHIYARLGRNKQLCLTGRPYRHMGVLGTSKLYKIRKNIFAFTPQFIDQQQFYLALDNKMIVEMLRTDLSYLCSRWRMTGRPTITFLVSHTMLDEAGSSVHPTVLTMLRKLQDGYFGGARIQMGKLSEFLTTSCRTHLSFMDPGPEEDMYDEVAQYLDHLLQRTVPHTNLPPTAQRGGLSRFRAAVHTTRDLMSLASKAKDLHVQNVGMYVPSKIFQASQQSVKLLSSPPQHDMDAKSHALYAEMNLPHDEAGNVDCKALVDQLRVCPTLQEQADILYMLHILKGPEWHTGLDSEPGPTVKELLTELYVRVGDTRQWALIRYISGILKKKVEALDEACTDLLSHQKHLTVGLPPEPREKTISAPIPYEELVHLIDEASEKNLSVSILTQEIMVYLAMYMRTQPALFAEMFRIRIGLIIQVMATELALSLHCSAGEATENLMNLSPSDMKSLLYHILSGKEFGVERSVRSVDASFTTAVSICEVEAVGATKSERAGIVRLKSEIKQQLDKRRQSLTGSKPPSVQSRDTNLKSSLSTGHSELLGKGSFSSMLPDQGSKESRQGQWQRRRRLDGALNRVPVGFYQKVWKVLQKCHGLSVEGFVLPSSTTREMTPGEMKFAVHVESVLNRVPQPEYRQLLVEAILVLTMLVDVEVHTIGSIIAVEKILQTANDLFYEEQKALGADDHMLERDPTTGICSLLYDSAPSGRFGTMTYLSRAVAVCLYDSLPSDGCSMQ; encoded by the exons atGCGCAGCCGGAGCAACTCGGGCGTGCGGCTGGACGGCTACGGGCGCCTGGTGCAGCAGACCATCCTCCGGCACCAG GACGCGGTGACGGGCTTGCTCCCCGCCGGTGCCCACCACCGGGATGCCTGGGTCCGGGACAACGTCTACAGCATCCTGGCCGTCTGGGGGCTGGGCCTGGCCTACCGCAAGAACGCCGACCGCGACGAGGACAAGGCCAAGGCCTACGAGCTGGAGCAG AGTGTGGTGAAGCTGATGCGGGGGCTGCTCCAGTGCATGATGAGACAG GTAGAGAAGGTGGAGGCATTCAAGTACAGCCAGAGCACCAGGGACTGCCTGCATGCCAAGTACGACACCCACACCTGTGCCACCGTGGTGGGGGACCATGAGTGGGGTCACCTACAGATGGATGCCACCTCCCTCTACCTGCTCATGCTGGCGCAGATGACAGCCTCAG GCCTCCACATAATTCACAGCCTGGATGAAGTCAACTTTATCCAGAACCTCGTGTTCTACATTGAAGCAGCCTACAAAACTGCG GACTTCGGGATATGGGAGCGCGGGGACAAGACGAACCAGGGCATCACCGAGTTGAATGCCAGCTCCGTAGGCATGGCCAAG GCTGCCCTGGAGGCACTGGATGAGCTGGATCTCTTTGGAGCAAAGGGAGGCCCACAGTCAGTCATACGGGTGCTGTCAGATGAggtgcagcactgccag TCCATCCTCCACTCGATGCTGCCCAGGGCCTCCACATCCAAGGAGGTGGATGCCAGTGTGCTCTCTGTCATCTCCTACCCAGCCTTTGCTGTGGAGGACAGCGAGCTGGTGGAAATCACCAAGCAAGAGATCATCACAAAGCTGCAG gGGCGCTATGGCTGCTGCCGCTTCCTGCGGGATGGATACAGGACACCTAAAGAG gaccCCAGCCGCCTCTACTACGAACCTGCAGAGCTGAAGCTGTTTGAGAACATCGAATGCGAGTGGCCTCTCTTCTGGGCCTACTTGGTCATTGATGGGATTTTCAGTGGAAACATGGAGCAG gTGCAGGAATACCGGGAAGCCCTTGAGGGGGTTCTCATCAAGGGGGAGAATGGGCTGCGCCTGGTGCCAGAGCTGTACAGTGTGCCACCAGATAAG GTGGATGAGGAGTACAGGAACCCGCACACTGTGGACAGGATACCTATGGGCAAGCTGCCACTCATGTGGGGACAGTCCCTCTacatcctgggctgcctgtTGGCCGAG GGGTTTCTAGCTCCTGGTGAAATAGATCCCCTGAACCGCCGGTTTGCGACAGTCCCCAAGCCTGATGTGGTGATCCAAG TGTGCATCCTGGCCGAGACTGAGGCGATCAAGGCTGTCCTGAGGAAGGAGGATATCAATGTGGAGACTGTGGAAGATGTCTACCCCATCAGAGTGCAGCCTGCACGCATCCTCAGCCACATCTACGCCCGGCTGG GCCGCAACAAGCAGTTGTGCCTGACGGGACGGCCCTACCGGCACATGGGCGTCCTTGGGACTTCCAAGCTCTACAAGATCAGGAAGAACATATTTGCCTTTACCCCACAG TTCATAGACCAGCAGCAGTTTTACCTGGCTCTTGACAATAAGATGATTGTGGAGATGCTGAGGACAGACCTCTCATACCTCTGCAGCCGCTGGAGGATGACAGGGCGGCCAACCATCACCTTCCTCGTCTCCCACACCATGCTTG ATGAGGCTGGCAGCAGCGTGCACCCCACAGTGCTGACGATGCTGCGGAAGCTGCAGGATGGGTATTTTGGAGGTGCAAG GATCCAGATGGGTAAGTTGTCGGAGTTCCTGACAACGTCATGCCGAACGCACCTCAGCTTTATGGACCCTGGGCCAGAGG AGGACATGTATGATGAGGTTGCTCAGTACTTGGACCACCTGCTGCAGCGCACGGTTCCCCACACAAACCTCCCTCCCACGGCCCAGCGGGGAGGGCTGAGCCGCTTCCGAGCTGCTGTCCACACCACCCGTGACCTCATGTCCCTGGCGTCCAAGGCCAAGGACCTTCATGTCCAGA ATGTTGGAATGTATGTCCCCAGTAAGATCTTCCAGGCATCTCAGCAGTCGGTCAAGCTGCTGAGTTCTCCCCCCCAGCACGACATGGATGCCAAG AGCCATGCACTGTATGCAGAGATGAACCTGCCCCATGATGAGGCTGGCAATGTGGACTGCAAGGCCCTAGTGGACCAGCTGCGTGTCTGCCCCACGCTGCAGGAGCAAGCAGACATCCTCTACATGCTCCACATCCTCAA AGGCCCTGAGTGGCACACGGGGCTTGACAGTGAGCCTGGCCCCACCGTCAAGGAGCTCCTCACTGAGCTGTACGTGCGGGTGGGAGACACGCGCCAGTGGGCCCTGATCCGCTACATCTCTGGCATCCTCAAGAAAAAGGTGGAAGCTCTGGATGAG GCCTGCACTGACCTCCTGTCTCACCAGAAGCACTTGACAGTGGGGTTGCCTCCAGAGCCACGGGAGAAGACGATCTCTGC CCCGATCCCCTACGAGGAGCTCGTTCACCTCATTGATGAAGCCAGTGAGAAGAATCTCAGTGTGTCCATCCTCACCCAG GAGATCATGGTGTACTTGGCCATGTACATGCGCACACAGCCCGCGCTCTTCGCCGAGATGTTCCGCATCCGTATCGGACTCATCATCCAGGTGATGGCAACGGAGCTGGCACTctccctgcactgctcag CTGGAGAAGCCACTGAGAACCTAATGAATCTCAGCCCATCAGACATGAAGAGCCTTCTCTACCACATCCTCTCTGGCAAGGAGTTTGGGGTGGAGAGAAGCG tGCGCTCGGTTGACGCATCGTTCACCACCGCTGTCTCCATCTGTGAGGTGGAGGCTGTTGGGGCCACCAAGTCTGAGCGTGCTGGCATCGTCAGGCTGAAAAGTGAGATCAAGCAG CAATTGGATAAACGTAGGCAGTCTCTGACTGGGAGTAAG ccTCCCAGTGTGCAATCCAGGGACACCAACCTGAAGTCCTCTCTG TCCACTGGGCactcagagctgctgggcaagGGATCCTTTTCAAGCATGCTGCCAGACCAGGGCAGTAAGGAGAGCCGCCAGGGCCAGTGGCAGCGGAGACGGCGGCTGGATGGGGCCCTCAACCGTGTTCCTGTGGGCTTCTACCAGAAGGTCTGGAAGGTCCTGCAGAAG TGCCATGGCCTCTCTGTGGAGGGCTTTGTTCTCCCCTCTTCAACAACCAGAGAG ATGACCCCAGGGGAAATGAAGTTTGCTGTACATGTGGAGTCAGTCCTCAACCGTGTGCCCCAGCCAGAGTACAGGCAGCTGCTGGTAGAGGCTATCTTAGTACTCACCATGCTGGTGGACGTGGAGGTGCACACCATCGGCAGCATCATAGCTGTGGAAAAGATCTTGCAGACAGCCAATGACCTCTTCTATGAGGAGCAG AAGGCCCTTGGTGCTGATGACCACATGCTGGAGAGGGATCCCACGACAGGCATCTGCAGCCTGCTGTACGACAGCGCGCCGAGCGGCCGGTTCGGCACCATGACCTACCTGTCCAGGGCGGTGGCCGTCTGCTTGTACGACTCCCTGCCCTCCGACGGCTGCTCCATGCAGTAG
- the PHKA1 gene encoding phosphorylase b kinase regulatory subunit alpha, skeletal muscle isoform isoform X4 translates to MRSRSNSGVRLDGYGRLVQQTILRHQDAVTGLLPAGAHHRDAWVRDNVYSILAVWGLGLAYRKNADRDEDKAKAYELEQSVVKLMRGLLQCMMRQVEKVEAFKYSQSTRDCLHAKYDTHTCATVVGDHEWGHLQMDATSLYLLMLAQMTASGLHIIHSLDEVNFIQNLVFYIEAAYKTADFGIWERGDKTNQGITELNASSVGMAKAALEALDELDLFGAKGGPQSVIRVLSDEVQHCQSILHSMLPRASTSKEVDASVLSVISYPAFAVEDSELVEITKQEIITKLQGRYGCCRFLRDGYRTPKEDPSRLYYEPAELKLFENIECEWPLFWAYLVIDGIFSGNMEQVQEYREALEGVLIKGENGLRLVPELYSVPPDKVDEEYRNPHTVDRIPMGKLPLMWGQSLYILGCLLAEGFLAPGEIDPLNRRFATVPKPDVVIQVCILAETEAIKAVLRKEDINVETVEDVYPIRVQPARILSHIYARLGRNKQLCLTGRPYRHMGVLGTSKLYKIRKNIFAFTPQFIDQQQFYLALDNKMIVEMLRTDLSYLCSRWRMTGRPTITFLVSHTMLADEAGSSVHPTVLTMLRKLQDGYFGGARIQMGKLSEFLTTSCRTHLSFMDPGPEEDMYDEVAQYLDHLLQRTVPHTNLPPTAQRGGLSRFRAAVHTTRDLMSLASKAKDLHVQNVGMYVPSKIFQASQQSVKLLSSPPQHDMDAKSHALYAEMNLPHDEAGNVDCKALVDQLRVCPTLQEQADILYMLHILKGPEWHTGLDSEPGPTVKELLTELYVRVGDTRQWALIRYISGILKKKVEALDEACTDLLSHQKHLTVGLPPEPREKTISAPIPYEELVHLIDEASEKNLSVSILTQEIMVYLAMYMRTQPALFAEMFRIRIGLIIQVMATELALSLHCSAGEATENLMNLSPSDMKSLLYHILSGKEFGVERSVRSVDASFTTAVSICEVEAVGATKSERAGIVRLKSEIKQQLDKRRQSLTGSKPPSVQSRDTNLKSSLSTGHSELLGKGSFSSMLPDQGSKESRQGQWQRRRRLDGALNRVPVGFYQKVWKVLQKCHGLSVEGFVLPSSTTREMTPGEMKFAVHVESVLNRVPQPEYRQLLVEAILVLTMLVDVEVHTIGSIIAVEKILQTANDLFYEEQKALGADDHMLERDPTTGICSLLYDSAPSGRFGTMTYLSRAVAVCLYDSLPSDGCSMQ, encoded by the exons atGCGCAGCCGGAGCAACTCGGGCGTGCGGCTGGACGGCTACGGGCGCCTGGTGCAGCAGACCATCCTCCGGCACCAG GACGCGGTGACGGGCTTGCTCCCCGCCGGTGCCCACCACCGGGATGCCTGGGTCCGGGACAACGTCTACAGCATCCTGGCCGTCTGGGGGCTGGGCCTGGCCTACCGCAAGAACGCCGACCGCGACGAGGACAAGGCCAAGGCCTACGAGCTGGAGCAG AGTGTGGTGAAGCTGATGCGGGGGCTGCTCCAGTGCATGATGAGACAG GTAGAGAAGGTGGAGGCATTCAAGTACAGCCAGAGCACCAGGGACTGCCTGCATGCCAAGTACGACACCCACACCTGTGCCACCGTGGTGGGGGACCATGAGTGGGGTCACCTACAGATGGATGCCACCTCCCTCTACCTGCTCATGCTGGCGCAGATGACAGCCTCAG GCCTCCACATAATTCACAGCCTGGATGAAGTCAACTTTATCCAGAACCTCGTGTTCTACATTGAAGCAGCCTACAAAACTGCG GACTTCGGGATATGGGAGCGCGGGGACAAGACGAACCAGGGCATCACCGAGTTGAATGCCAGCTCCGTAGGCATGGCCAAG GCTGCCCTGGAGGCACTGGATGAGCTGGATCTCTTTGGAGCAAAGGGAGGCCCACAGTCAGTCATACGGGTGCTGTCAGATGAggtgcagcactgccag TCCATCCTCCACTCGATGCTGCCCAGGGCCTCCACATCCAAGGAGGTGGATGCCAGTGTGCTCTCTGTCATCTCCTACCCAGCCTTTGCTGTGGAGGACAGCGAGCTGGTGGAAATCACCAAGCAAGAGATCATCACAAAGCTGCAG gGGCGCTATGGCTGCTGCCGCTTCCTGCGGGATGGATACAGGACACCTAAAGAG gaccCCAGCCGCCTCTACTACGAACCTGCAGAGCTGAAGCTGTTTGAGAACATCGAATGCGAGTGGCCTCTCTTCTGGGCCTACTTGGTCATTGATGGGATTTTCAGTGGAAACATGGAGCAG gTGCAGGAATACCGGGAAGCCCTTGAGGGGGTTCTCATCAAGGGGGAGAATGGGCTGCGCCTGGTGCCAGAGCTGTACAGTGTGCCACCAGATAAG GTGGATGAGGAGTACAGGAACCCGCACACTGTGGACAGGATACCTATGGGCAAGCTGCCACTCATGTGGGGACAGTCCCTCTacatcctgggctgcctgtTGGCCGAG GGGTTTCTAGCTCCTGGTGAAATAGATCCCCTGAACCGCCGGTTTGCGACAGTCCCCAAGCCTGATGTGGTGATCCAAG TGTGCATCCTGGCCGAGACTGAGGCGATCAAGGCTGTCCTGAGGAAGGAGGATATCAATGTGGAGACTGTGGAAGATGTCTACCCCATCAGAGTGCAGCCTGCACGCATCCTCAGCCACATCTACGCCCGGCTGG GCCGCAACAAGCAGTTGTGCCTGACGGGACGGCCCTACCGGCACATGGGCGTCCTTGGGACTTCCAAGCTCTACAAGATCAGGAAGAACATATTTGCCTTTACCCCACAG TTCATAGACCAGCAGCAGTTTTACCTGGCTCTTGACAATAAGATGATTGTGGAGATGCTGAGGACAGACCTCTCATACCTCTGCAGCCGCTGGAGGATGACAGGGCGGCCAACCATCACCTTCCTCGTCTCCCACACCATGCTTG CAGATGAGGCTGGCAGCAGCGTGCACCCCACAGTGCTGACGATGCTGCGGAAGCTGCAGGATGGGTATTTTGGAGGTGCAAG GATCCAGATGGGTAAGTTGTCGGAGTTCCTGACAACGTCATGCCGAACGCACCTCAGCTTTATGGACCCTGGGCCAGAGG AGGACATGTATGATGAGGTTGCTCAGTACTTGGACCACCTGCTGCAGCGCACGGTTCCCCACACAAACCTCCCTCCCACGGCCCAGCGGGGAGGGCTGAGCCGCTTCCGAGCTGCTGTCCACACCACCCGTGACCTCATGTCCCTGGCGTCCAAGGCCAAGGACCTTCATGTCCAGA ATGTTGGAATGTATGTCCCCAGTAAGATCTTCCAGGCATCTCAGCAGTCGGTCAAGCTGCTGAGTTCTCCCCCCCAGCACGACATGGATGCCAAG AGCCATGCACTGTATGCAGAGATGAACCTGCCCCATGATGAGGCTGGCAATGTGGACTGCAAGGCCCTAGTGGACCAGCTGCGTGTCTGCCCCACGCTGCAGGAGCAAGCAGACATCCTCTACATGCTCCACATCCTCAA AGGCCCTGAGTGGCACACGGGGCTTGACAGTGAGCCTGGCCCCACCGTCAAGGAGCTCCTCACTGAGCTGTACGTGCGGGTGGGAGACACGCGCCAGTGGGCCCTGATCCGCTACATCTCTGGCATCCTCAAGAAAAAGGTGGAAGCTCTGGATGAG GCCTGCACTGACCTCCTGTCTCACCAGAAGCACTTGACAGTGGGGTTGCCTCCAGAGCCACGGGAGAAGACGATCTCTGC CCCGATCCCCTACGAGGAGCTCGTTCACCTCATTGATGAAGCCAGTGAGAAGAATCTCAGTGTGTCCATCCTCACCCAG GAGATCATGGTGTACTTGGCCATGTACATGCGCACACAGCCCGCGCTCTTCGCCGAGATGTTCCGCATCCGTATCGGACTCATCATCCAGGTGATGGCAACGGAGCTGGCACTctccctgcactgctcag CTGGAGAAGCCACTGAGAACCTAATGAATCTCAGCCCATCAGACATGAAGAGCCTTCTCTACCACATCCTCTCTGGCAAGGAGTTTGGGGTGGAGAGAAGCG tGCGCTCGGTTGACGCATCGTTCACCACCGCTGTCTCCATCTGTGAGGTGGAGGCTGTTGGGGCCACCAAGTCTGAGCGTGCTGGCATCGTCAGGCTGAAAAGTGAGATCAAGCAG CAATTGGATAAACGTAGGCAGTCTCTGACTGGGAGTAAG ccTCCCAGTGTGCAATCCAGGGACACCAACCTGAAGTCCTCTCTG TCCACTGGGCactcagagctgctgggcaagGGATCCTTTTCAAGCATGCTGCCAGACCAGGGCAGTAAGGAGAGCCGCCAGGGCCAGTGGCAGCGGAGACGGCGGCTGGATGGGGCCCTCAACCGTGTTCCTGTGGGCTTCTACCAGAAGGTCTGGAAGGTCCTGCAGAAG TGCCATGGCCTCTCTGTGGAGGGCTTTGTTCTCCCCTCTTCAACAACCAGAGAG ATGACCCCAGGGGAAATGAAGTTTGCTGTACATGTGGAGTCAGTCCTCAACCGTGTGCCCCAGCCAGAGTACAGGCAGCTGCTGGTAGAGGCTATCTTAGTACTCACCATGCTGGTGGACGTGGAGGTGCACACCATCGGCAGCATCATAGCTGTGGAAAAGATCTTGCAGACAGCCAATGACCTCTTCTATGAGGAGCAG AAGGCCCTTGGTGCTGATGACCACATGCTGGAGAGGGATCCCACGACAGGCATCTGCAGCCTGCTGTACGACAGCGCGCCGAGCGGCCGGTTCGGCACCATGACCTACCTGTCCAGGGCGGTGGCCGTCTGCTTGTACGACTCCCTGCCCTCCGACGGCTGCTCCATGCAGTAG
- the PHKA1 gene encoding phosphorylase b kinase regulatory subunit alpha, skeletal muscle isoform isoform X6, translating to MRSRSNSGVRLDGYGRLVQQTILRHQDAVTGLLPAGAHHRDAWVRDNVYSILAVWGLGLAYRKNADRDEDKAKAYELEQSVVKLMRGLLQCMMRQVEKVEAFKYSQSTRDCLHAKYDTHTCATVVGDHEWGHLQMDATSLYLLMLAQMTASGLHIIHSLDEVNFIQNLVFYIEAAYKTADFGIWERGDKTNQGITELNASSVGMAKAALEALDELDLFGAKGGPQSVIRVLSDEVQHCQSILHSMLPRASTSKEVDASVLSVISYPAFAVEDSELVEITKQEIITKLQGRYGCCRFLRDGYRTPKEDPSRLYYEPAELKLFENIECEWPLFWAYLVIDGIFSGNMEQVQEYREALEGVLIKGENGLRLVPELYSVPPDKVDEEYRNPHTVDRIPMGKLPLMWGQSLYILGCLLAEGFLAPGEIDPLNRRFATVPKPDVVIQVCILAETEAIKAVLRKEDINVETVEDVYPIRVQPARILSHIYARLGRNKQLCLTGRPYRHMGVLGTSKLYKIRKNIFAFTPQFIDQQQFYLALDNKMIVEMLRTDLSYLCSRWRMTGRPTITFLVSHTMLADEAGSSVHPTVLTMLRKLQDGYFGGARIQMGKLSEFLTTSCRTHLSFMDPGPEGKVFAKSCGLSIDSFEELNAEEWLHGLQVAEDEDMYDEVAQYLDHLLQRTVPHTNLPPTAQRGGLSRFRAAVHTTRDLMSLASKAKDLHVQNVGMYVPSKIFQASQQSVKLLSSPPQHDMDAKSHALYAEMNLPHDEAGNVDCKALVDQLRVCPTLQEQADILYMLHILKGPEWHTGLDSEPGPTVKELLTELYVRVGDTRQWALIRYISGILKKKVEALDEACTDLLSHQKHLTVGLPPEPREKTISAPIPYEELVHLIDEASEKNLSVSILTQEIMVYLAMYMRTQPALFAEMFRIRIGLIIQVMATELALSLHCSVRSVDASFTTAVSICEVEAVGATKSERAGIVRLKSEIKQQLDKRRQSLTGSKPPSVQSRDTNLKSSLSTGHSELLGKGSFSSMLPDQGSKESRQGQWQRRRRLDGALNRVPVGFYQKVWKVLQKCHGLSVEGFVLPSSTTREMTPGEMKFAVHVESVLNRVPQPEYRQLLVEAILVLTMLVDVEVHTIGSIIAVEKILQTANDLFYEEQKALGADDHMLERDPTTGICSLLYDSAPSGRFGTMTYLSRAVAVCLYDSLPSDGCSMQ from the exons atGCGCAGCCGGAGCAACTCGGGCGTGCGGCTGGACGGCTACGGGCGCCTGGTGCAGCAGACCATCCTCCGGCACCAG GACGCGGTGACGGGCTTGCTCCCCGCCGGTGCCCACCACCGGGATGCCTGGGTCCGGGACAACGTCTACAGCATCCTGGCCGTCTGGGGGCTGGGCCTGGCCTACCGCAAGAACGCCGACCGCGACGAGGACAAGGCCAAGGCCTACGAGCTGGAGCAG AGTGTGGTGAAGCTGATGCGGGGGCTGCTCCAGTGCATGATGAGACAG GTAGAGAAGGTGGAGGCATTCAAGTACAGCCAGAGCACCAGGGACTGCCTGCATGCCAAGTACGACACCCACACCTGTGCCACCGTGGTGGGGGACCATGAGTGGGGTCACCTACAGATGGATGCCACCTCCCTCTACCTGCTCATGCTGGCGCAGATGACAGCCTCAG GCCTCCACATAATTCACAGCCTGGATGAAGTCAACTTTATCCAGAACCTCGTGTTCTACATTGAAGCAGCCTACAAAACTGCG GACTTCGGGATATGGGAGCGCGGGGACAAGACGAACCAGGGCATCACCGAGTTGAATGCCAGCTCCGTAGGCATGGCCAAG GCTGCCCTGGAGGCACTGGATGAGCTGGATCTCTTTGGAGCAAAGGGAGGCCCACAGTCAGTCATACGGGTGCTGTCAGATGAggtgcagcactgccag TCCATCCTCCACTCGATGCTGCCCAGGGCCTCCACATCCAAGGAGGTGGATGCCAGTGTGCTCTCTGTCATCTCCTACCCAGCCTTTGCTGTGGAGGACAGCGAGCTGGTGGAAATCACCAAGCAAGAGATCATCACAAAGCTGCAG gGGCGCTATGGCTGCTGCCGCTTCCTGCGGGATGGATACAGGACACCTAAAGAG gaccCCAGCCGCCTCTACTACGAACCTGCAGAGCTGAAGCTGTTTGAGAACATCGAATGCGAGTGGCCTCTCTTCTGGGCCTACTTGGTCATTGATGGGATTTTCAGTGGAAACATGGAGCAG gTGCAGGAATACCGGGAAGCCCTTGAGGGGGTTCTCATCAAGGGGGAGAATGGGCTGCGCCTGGTGCCAGAGCTGTACAGTGTGCCACCAGATAAG GTGGATGAGGAGTACAGGAACCCGCACACTGTGGACAGGATACCTATGGGCAAGCTGCCACTCATGTGGGGACAGTCCCTCTacatcctgggctgcctgtTGGCCGAG GGGTTTCTAGCTCCTGGTGAAATAGATCCCCTGAACCGCCGGTTTGCGACAGTCCCCAAGCCTGATGTGGTGATCCAAG TGTGCATCCTGGCCGAGACTGAGGCGATCAAGGCTGTCCTGAGGAAGGAGGATATCAATGTGGAGACTGTGGAAGATGTCTACCCCATCAGAGTGCAGCCTGCACGCATCCTCAGCCACATCTACGCCCGGCTGG GCCGCAACAAGCAGTTGTGCCTGACGGGACGGCCCTACCGGCACATGGGCGTCCTTGGGACTTCCAAGCTCTACAAGATCAGGAAGAACATATTTGCCTTTACCCCACAG TTCATAGACCAGCAGCAGTTTTACCTGGCTCTTGACAATAAGATGATTGTGGAGATGCTGAGGACAGACCTCTCATACCTCTGCAGCCGCTGGAGGATGACAGGGCGGCCAACCATCACCTTCCTCGTCTCCCACACCATGCTTG CAGATGAGGCTGGCAGCAGCGTGCACCCCACAGTGCTGACGATGCTGCGGAAGCTGCAGGATGGGTATTTTGGAGGTGCAAG GATCCAGATGGGTAAGTTGTCGGAGTTCCTGACAACGTCATGCCGAACGCACCTCAGCTTTATGGACCCTGGGCCAGAGGGTAAGGTCTTTGCCAAGAGTTGCGGGCTCAGCATTGACAGCTTTGAGGAGCTAAACGCCGAGGAATGGCTGCATGGCTTGCAGGTAGCAGAGGATG AGGACATGTATGATGAGGTTGCTCAGTACTTGGACCACCTGCTGCAGCGCACGGTTCCCCACACAAACCTCCCTCCCACGGCCCAGCGGGGAGGGCTGAGCCGCTTCCGAGCTGCTGTCCACACCACCCGTGACCTCATGTCCCTGGCGTCCAAGGCCAAGGACCTTCATGTCCAGA ATGTTGGAATGTATGTCCCCAGTAAGATCTTCCAGGCATCTCAGCAGTCGGTCAAGCTGCTGAGTTCTCCCCCCCAGCACGACATGGATGCCAAG AGCCATGCACTGTATGCAGAGATGAACCTGCCCCATGATGAGGCTGGCAATGTGGACTGCAAGGCCCTAGTGGACCAGCTGCGTGTCTGCCCCACGCTGCAGGAGCAAGCAGACATCCTCTACATGCTCCACATCCTCAA AGGCCCTGAGTGGCACACGGGGCTTGACAGTGAGCCTGGCCCCACCGTCAAGGAGCTCCTCACTGAGCTGTACGTGCGGGTGGGAGACACGCGCCAGTGGGCCCTGATCCGCTACATCTCTGGCATCCTCAAGAAAAAGGTGGAAGCTCTGGATGAG GCCTGCACTGACCTCCTGTCTCACCAGAAGCACTTGACAGTGGGGTTGCCTCCAGAGCCACGGGAGAAGACGATCTCTGC CCCGATCCCCTACGAGGAGCTCGTTCACCTCATTGATGAAGCCAGTGAGAAGAATCTCAGTGTGTCCATCCTCACCCAG GAGATCATGGTGTACTTGGCCATGTACATGCGCACACAGCCCGCGCTCTTCGCCGAGATGTTCCGCATCCGTATCGGACTCATCATCCAGGTGATGGCAACGGAGCTGGCACTctccctgcactgctcag tGCGCTCGGTTGACGCATCGTTCACCACCGCTGTCTCCATCTGTGAGGTGGAGGCTGTTGGGGCCACCAAGTCTGAGCGTGCTGGCATCGTCAGGCTGAAAAGTGAGATCAAGCAG CAATTGGATAAACGTAGGCAGTCTCTGACTGGGAGTAAG ccTCCCAGTGTGCAATCCAGGGACACCAACCTGAAGTCCTCTCTG TCCACTGGGCactcagagctgctgggcaagGGATCCTTTTCAAGCATGCTGCCAGACCAGGGCAGTAAGGAGAGCCGCCAGGGCCAGTGGCAGCGGAGACGGCGGCTGGATGGGGCCCTCAACCGTGTTCCTGTGGGCTTCTACCAGAAGGTCTGGAAGGTCCTGCAGAAG TGCCATGGCCTCTCTGTGGAGGGCTTTGTTCTCCCCTCTTCAACAACCAGAGAG ATGACCCCAGGGGAAATGAAGTTTGCTGTACATGTGGAGTCAGTCCTCAACCGTGTGCCCCAGCCAGAGTACAGGCAGCTGCTGGTAGAGGCTATCTTAGTACTCACCATGCTGGTGGACGTGGAGGTGCACACCATCGGCAGCATCATAGCTGTGGAAAAGATCTTGCAGACAGCCAATGACCTCTTCTATGAGGAGCAG AAGGCCCTTGGTGCTGATGACCACATGCTGGAGAGGGATCCCACGACAGGCATCTGCAGCCTGCTGTACGACAGCGCGCCGAGCGGCCGGTTCGGCACCATGACCTACCTGTCCAGGGCGGTGGCCGTCTGCTTGTACGACTCCCTGCCCTCCGACGGCTGCTCCATGCAGTAG